The Paracoccus sp. MA genome contains a region encoding:
- a CDS encoding glutaredoxin family protein: protein MKVTLYSKPGCGPCSATKHALESRGVPFETVNVMADDAALEAIKGLGYLTVPVVLVQDGDASEHWGGFQLDRIADLAGQLRMQEVEE from the coding sequence ATGAAGGTCACGCTCTACAGCAAGCCCGGCTGCGGGCCGTGCAGCGCCACGAAGCACGCGCTGGAAAGCCGGGGTGTGCCATTCGAGACCGTCAACGTGATGGCCGACGATGCCGCGCTCGAGGCCATCAAGGGCTTGGGCTACCTGACCGTGCCTGTGGTGCTGGTGCAGGACGGGGACGCCTCAGAGCATTGGGGTGGCTTCCAGCTGGATCGCATCGCCGACCTGGCCGGCCAGCTGCGCATGCAGGAGGTCGAGGAATGA
- a CDS encoding DUF6682 family protein, which yields MAFTAADVMRRASTILQDGDAVHWTATELRDWLNEGMRAIVTVKPNATSATATLSLVQGTKQTLPATYTMMHKAVRNTGGKAIRTLARREILDAQIPDWHSTSGLPFHAVVDMVLQDPMSLREFYVVPGNTGSGSIEAIVGFVPVPIPLPSTGVLDVSSYTTVVPFDDIYQGILLDLVLFRAFSKDSAAPDAAQRAQAHLGLAQAALQGLGLAQGAMSLASVYGAPAQ from the coding sequence ATGGCCTTCACCGCCGCCGATGTGATGCGCCGGGCATCGACCATCCTGCAGGATGGCGATGCGGTGCACTGGACCGCGACCGAGTTGCGGGACTGGCTGAACGAGGGCATGCGCGCCATCGTCACCGTCAAGCCGAATGCCACATCCGCCACCGCGACGCTGAGCCTGGTGCAGGGCACCAAGCAGACCCTGCCGGCGACCTATACCATGATGCACAAGGCCGTCCGCAACACCGGGGGCAAGGCCATCAGGACGCTGGCGCGACGCGAGATCCTCGATGCCCAGATCCCCGACTGGCACAGCACCTCGGGCTTGCCGTTCCACGCTGTCGTGGACATGGTGCTGCAAGACCCCATGAGCCTGCGCGAGTTCTATGTCGTGCCGGGAAACACCGGCTCCGGTTCCATCGAAGCTATTGTCGGTTTCGTGCCGGTCCCGATTCCCTTGCCCAGCACCGGCGTTCTGGACGTGTCCAGCTATACCACAGTGGTTCCCTTCGATGACATTTATCAGGGAATCCTGCTGGATCTGGTGCTGTTCCGGGCCTTCTCGAAAGACAGCGCCGCCCCGGATGCGGCGCAACGGGCGCAGGCGCATCTTGGTCTGGCGCAGGCCGCGTTGCAGGGGCTCGGGTTGGCGCAGGGCGCGATGAGCCTCGCTTCCGTTTATGGCGCCCCGGCACAGTGA
- a CDS encoding N4-gp56 family major capsid protein → MQTTIGVGSPQAVKRWATALASDTEKLMFFSRFIGKDDSNIIERKSELEGDAGDTVKFDLLMNLRGEMTYGDDVVEGKEENLSFYQDEVKIDQARKGADAGGRMSRKRTLHDLRQAAKRAVSRYTAEWFDELFFVYLSGTLAGTNPDAKVKTAFAGNAVQAPDAYHMVYGGAATSAATLTAADTMSRDLIQRLATMPRMMATKNPDVTRMSPVTVEGGGKHFVLLMNPWQAHSLMTEKGELSWGDIQKALATAEGRSSPFCKGGLGMLSDIVLHQHENVRYFSNYGAGGNVGAARALFMGAQAGVVAYGEAGNGTRFQWEEELKDAKNRVAIYAGVIAGAKKTRFNGYDYGVVAVDTAATDPNPAIAA, encoded by the coding sequence ATGCAGACCACGATTGGCGTGGGTTCGCCCCAAGCCGTGAAGCGGTGGGCCACCGCCCTCGCGAGCGATACCGAAAAGCTGATGTTCTTCTCCCGCTTCATCGGGAAGGACGACTCCAACATCATCGAGCGCAAATCGGAGCTGGAAGGCGACGCGGGCGATACCGTCAAGTTCGACCTGCTGATGAACCTGCGCGGCGAAATGACCTACGGCGATGATGTCGTCGAAGGCAAAGAGGAAAACCTGTCCTTCTATCAGGACGAGGTGAAGATCGACCAGGCCCGGAAGGGCGCCGACGCCGGCGGCCGCATGTCGCGCAAGCGCACGCTGCACGATCTGCGCCAGGCCGCGAAGCGTGCCGTGTCCCGCTACACCGCCGAATGGTTCGACGAACTGTTCTTCGTCTATCTGTCGGGCACGCTGGCCGGCACCAACCCCGATGCCAAGGTCAAGACCGCATTCGCCGGCAACGCGGTGCAGGCCCCCGACGCCTATCACATGGTCTATGGCGGCGCCGCGACCTCGGCCGCGACCCTGACCGCGGCCGACACCATGTCGCGTGACCTGATCCAGCGTCTCGCGACCATGCCGCGCATGATGGCCACCAAGAACCCGGACGTGACCCGCATGTCCCCCGTGACCGTCGAGGGCGGCGGCAAGCACTTCGTGCTGCTGATGAACCCCTGGCAGGCTCACTCGCTGATGACCGAGAAGGGCGAGTTGTCCTGGGGCGACATCCAGAAGGCGCTGGCCACGGCCGAGGGCCGCAGCAGCCCGTTCTGCAAGGGCGGCCTGGGCATGCTCAGCGACATCGTGCTGCACCAGCACGAGAACGTGCGCTACTTCAGCAACTACGGCGCCGGCGGCAACGTGGGCGCGGCCCGTGCGCTGTTCATGGGCGCCCAGGCTGGCGTGGTGGCCTATGGCGAGGCCGGAAACGGCACCCGCTTCCAGTGGGAAGAAGAGCTGAAGGACGCCAAGAACCGCGTCGCCATCTACGCCGGCGTCATCGCCGGGGCGAAAAAGACCCGGTTCAATGGCTACGACTATGGCGTCGTGGCCGTGGATACCGCCGCCACCGACCCCAACCCGGCCATCGCGGCCTGA
- a CDS encoding phage N-6-adenine-methyltransferase yields the protein MSSWEPCLGASDEWYTPAYIFDALGETFDLDVAAPFNGPSHVPTDSWIYDRSLERAWAGFIWMNPPFGGRNGLVPWLDRFFQHGNGIALTPDRTSAPWWQDANRRADATLFIAGKVKFERPDGSVGKSPGTGTTLFAAGDRAVCALVRAEGSGLGAVMRRIAA from the coding sequence ATGAGTTCTTGGGAACCCTGCCTCGGCGCGTCGGACGAATGGTATACGCCTGCCTATATCTTCGACGCTCTGGGCGAAACCTTCGATCTGGATGTGGCAGCACCATTTAATGGGCCAAGTCACGTCCCGACAGACTCGTGGATTTATGATCGCAGCTTGGAGCGGGCGTGGGCAGGCTTCATCTGGATGAACCCGCCATTTGGCGGTCGTAATGGGCTGGTGCCATGGCTGGACAGGTTCTTCCAGCACGGCAACGGCATCGCCCTGACGCCGGATCGCACTTCCGCGCCTTGGTGGCAGGACGCAAACCGCCGCGCCGATGCCACACTGTTCATCGCCGGCAAGGTGAAATTCGAGCGACCAGACGGGTCGGTCGGCAAATCGCCCGGCACCGGGACGACGCTTTTCGCCGCTGGTGATCGCGCTGTCTGCGCTTTGGTGCGGGCCGAAGGCAGCGGCCTTGGCGCTGTCATGCGGAGGATTGCAGCATGA
- a CDS encoding tail fiber assembly protein, translating into MMAYAWTNTDADCTIVGSQPPANGVTFVEVQDGTDPGAIFIAADGTAKPVPPSPGPRLHFSPAAGAWIDPRSEKECWDELRRERDARLRSCDWTQASDAPLSAEQLDAWRTYRQTLRDLPAATQNPRNPDWPLPPAV; encoded by the coding sequence ATGATGGCTTACGCCTGGACCAATACCGATGCAGACTGCACCATCGTCGGATCGCAGCCCCCGGCGAACGGCGTGACCTTTGTCGAGGTCCAGGACGGCACCGATCCGGGTGCGATCTTCATCGCCGCCGATGGCACGGCCAAACCCGTGCCGCCCAGCCCCGGCCCCCGCCTTCACTTCTCGCCCGCCGCCGGCGCATGGATCGACCCTCGATCCGAAAAGGAATGCTGGGACGAGTTGCGGCGCGAGCGCGACGCGCGACTCCGCTCCTGCGATTGGACCCAGGCCTCGGACGCCCCGCTCTCTGCCGAGCAGCTGGACGCGTGGCGCACCTATCGACAGACGCTCCGGGATTTGCCCGCCGCGACCCAGAACCCCCGCAACCCCGATTGGCCGCTGCCGCCGGCCGTATAG
- a CDS encoding terminase small subunit: MPAPKDSLNARQLAFCREFCIDLNASAAARRAGYAERTAGRHAADMMQDPRIQAEIARLTAAKVARASIEADEIVEQLANIVRADISDVLTWGMAEVEDSEGLPMTLPNGEAILRPTISVIDSSRLPRSITGAIAEVSMTDKGTFKIKMHDKGAAIEKLMRHLGMFEKDNKQVADGLAQLIEAAQGTTLPLAPRSMATTALEGADE, from the coding sequence ATGCCGGCACCGAAGGACAGCCTGAACGCACGCCAACTGGCATTCTGCCGGGAATTTTGCATTGATCTGAACGCGTCGGCTGCCGCGCGCCGGGCCGGCTATGCCGAGCGCACCGCGGGGCGACACGCCGCCGACATGATGCAGGATCCGAGGATTCAGGCTGAGATCGCCCGCTTGACCGCCGCCAAGGTCGCCCGCGCCAGCATCGAGGCCGACGAGATCGTTGAGCAGCTGGCCAACATCGTCCGCGCAGATATCAGCGACGTGCTGACCTGGGGCATGGCCGAGGTCGAGGACAGCGAAGGGCTGCCGATGACCCTGCCGAACGGCGAGGCCATCCTGCGCCCGACGATCTCGGTCATCGACAGCAGCCGCCTGCCGCGCTCGATCACCGGCGCCATCGCCGAGGTCAGCATGACCGACAAGGGCACCTTCAAGATCAAGATGCATGACAAGGGCGCCGCCATCGAAAAGCTGATGCGGCACCTCGGCATGTTCGAGAAGGACAACAAGCAGGTCGCGGATGGGCTGGCGCAGCTGATCGAAGCCGCCCAGGGCACCACCCTACCGCTCGCGCCGCGCTCCATGGCCACCACAGCGCTCGAGGGCGCCGATGAATGA